In Candidatus Syntrophoarchaeum caldarius, the following are encoded in one genomic region:
- a CDS encoding 6-phospho 3-hexuloisomerase — translation MPDLKNNGKNGGLKRVNGITCASFKSCIKLIEEEIRETIDAIDEKAVRAMIDAIMEANRIFLMGAGRSGLVAKAFAMRLMHLGFVVYVVGETTTPAVEEGDLVIAITGSGETLNIANMAKIAKSRGVAIASVTSNSSSTIGKLSDVILEVKGRFDRKVVGGEDYIERQLKGEYRSLTPLGTIFETLSLVVLDALIAELMAVIGASESDLKARHAVLE, via the coding sequence ATGCCAGATCTCAAAAATAATGGTAAGAACGGCGGCTTAAAACGAGTAAATGGAATTACCTGTGCAAGTTTTAAGAGCTGTATTAAGTTGATAGAGGAGGAAATAAGAGAAACGATTGATGCAATCGATGAAAAAGCAGTCAGAGCGATGATTGATGCTATTATGGAAGCAAACAGGATCTTTTTGATGGGTGCAGGGCGATCTGGACTTGTTGCAAAGGCATTTGCGATGCGGTTGATGCATCTTGGATTTGTCGTCTATGTCGTTGGCGAGACCACGACACCTGCAGTTGAAGAAGGAGATCTTGTGATCGCAATAACAGGATCTGGCGAGACGCTCAACATCGCAAACATGGCAAAAATTGCAAAATCGAGAGGGGTTGCCATCGCCTCGGTTACGAGCAACTCATCATCCACAATCGGAAAGCTCTCGGATGTTATTCTTGAGGTCAAGGGCAGGTTTGACAGGAAAGTTGTTGGTGGTGAAGACTATATAGAACGACAGCTCAAAGGTGAATATCGTTCGCTCACACCGCTTGGCACGATATTTGAGACACTCTCTCTCGTTGTGCTTGACGCCCTCATAGCGGAACTAATGGCGGTGATCGGTGCAAGCGAATCAGATCTTAAAGCAAGACACGCAGTGCTTGAGTAA
- a CDS encoding Cystathionine beta-synthase, core domain protein has product MIKIPLGEVMNDNPPVIDESLTLHELVDTMLKIQSDHVWVIEDHSSMRLLGIITEFDFLRAMRKPGTGQEIGWDLLGLKSIRYHTVHEARDLMVSNPITATRSTEIEKGIELMIRNNVRHLAIVDDDRLVGEFTVCRLIRLIRAHLPED; this is encoded by the coding sequence GTGATTAAGATCCCACTTGGTGAGGTGATGAATGATAACCCACCCGTCATCGACGAAAGCCTTACGCTCCACGAACTTGTCGACACAATGCTAAAGATACAGAGTGATCATGTCTGGGTCATTGAGGATCATTCGAGCATGAGACTTCTTGGTATAATCACCGAGTTTGACTTTCTGCGAGCGATGCGAAAGCCTGGAACCGGCCAGGAAATTGGATGGGATCTTCTTGGCCTCAAATCGATCCGTTACCACACCGTCCATGAAGCACGGGATCTGATGGTATCAAACCCTATCACCGCCACCAGATCCACCGAAATCGAAAAGGGCATTGAACTCATGATCCGCAACAATGTCAGGCATCTCGCGATCGTTGATGATGACCGACTCGTGGGCGAGTTCACGGTCTGCAGATTGATCAGGTTGATAAGGGCACATCTGCCGGAGGATTGA
- a CDS encoding RNA methyltransferase, protein MMYGFELSGEHEKLPEAEILALLETYGVKVAKISRLNRLLLVTLEERMQPDQFSEFLSRIALSHIVIDVFEVVSADFDTIRDAASRMAPSISGSYAVDATVWDEEDLTSTELERSVGALINHESSWVDLEKPDTIVKLYVISKRCVIGRVVHTRSKQEFTERAPKRRPFFAPGVLKPKIARALVNLCHIKPYECLVDPFVGTGGILLEAGLMGIRVIGLDAQEKMITGASRNLEELEEVDLILGDARSVPFKNGSAAGVVTDLPYGRSSKIKGESIDSLYRDAIFEIFRLLKKGRFAVIISDKPIDDIIKKSGFLVIDEYSMRIHRSMTRRIYFLKKDTEVP, encoded by the coding sequence ATGATGTATGGATTCGAGCTATCAGGAGAGCACGAAAAGCTCCCAGAAGCAGAGATATTAGCCCTGCTGGAGACATACGGGGTGAAGGTTGCGAAGATCTCTCGTCTAAATAGATTGCTGCTTGTGACCCTGGAAGAGAGAATGCAACCAGATCAATTCTCAGAGTTTCTCTCACGCATAGCACTTTCGCATATTGTAATCGATGTGTTTGAAGTTGTGAGTGCGGATTTTGATACCATTCGAGATGCTGCTTCAAGGATGGCCCCTTCGATCTCTGGAAGCTACGCTGTCGATGCAACAGTCTGGGATGAAGAGGATCTCACTTCCACCGAGCTTGAACGATCGGTCGGGGCACTCATAAATCACGAATCTTCATGGGTCGATCTCGAAAAACCTGATACGATCGTGAAACTTTACGTAATCAGTAAGAGATGTGTGATTGGCAGGGTTGTACATACCAGATCAAAGCAGGAATTTACAGAACGCGCTCCCAAAAGGCGACCATTTTTTGCACCAGGTGTTTTAAAACCCAAAATAGCACGAGCACTCGTTAATCTCTGCCATATCAAGCCATACGAGTGCCTTGTAGATCCTTTTGTAGGTACAGGTGGCATACTTCTTGAGGCAGGGCTTATGGGGATTCGAGTTATTGGTCTTGATGCACAGGAGAAAATGATCACTGGCGCATCAAGAAATCTTGAAGAACTCGAGGAGGTAGATCTCATATTAGGTGATGCAAGATCTGTTCCGTTTAAGAACGGTTCTGCAGCAGGAGTTGTGACGGATCTACCCTATGGAAGGTCTTCAAAGATCAAAGGAGAGTCGATAGATTCCCTTTACAGGGATGCAATCTTTGAGATATTTCGTCTGCTCAAAAAGGGTCGTTTTGCAGTTATAATCTCCGATAAGCCGATCGATGACATCATAAAGAAGAGTGGTTTCCTGGTGATCGATGAGTACAGTATGCGGATTCATCGAAGTATGACAAGAAGGATCTATTTCCTAAAAAAAGATACTGAAGTTCCATGA
- a CDS encoding phosphoribosylamine--glycine ligase translates to MRVLLVGAGGREHAIATSIKASSRDVELYAVMGNRNPGIVRLCSGFLIAKETDLEKVNTYAAKIGAEIAIIGPEAPLGEGIVDLLEENGVRCVAPSRDASQIETDKAWARQFMVNHSIRGVPEFGVFDEKKSALNFIDELGDVAVKPTWLTGGKGVRTMGDQLETLDDAKRYAAKLLEDNKRPVVIEENLKGEEFTIQAFVDGKKIRVSPAVQDHKRAYEGDLGPNTGGMGSYSCPDGLLPFITETDYEEGVSIMRDTVRAMRDEFDRGYRGILYGQFILTSSGVKLIEFNARFGDPEAMNILPLLETDFVEVMEGVVDGNLPDTTYSAMATVCKYVVPKGYPANPKKGTKLTVGDIGSAKLFYASVNEVDGEIYTGTSRSIAVVGIAEDLVEAEQIAERGLSGISGEFDCRHDIGTRDLIKKKVKRMREIRSQKPSS, encoded by the coding sequence ATGAGGGTTTTACTGGTAGGTGCAGGCGGCAGGGAACATGCGATCGCGACAAGTATTAAGGCAAGTTCACGAGATGTTGAGCTGTATGCAGTGATGGGCAATCGAAATCCAGGTATCGTGCGTCTTTGCAGTGGATTTTTAATCGCGAAGGAGACGGACCTTGAGAAGGTTAACACATACGCAGCAAAGATAGGGGCAGAGATTGCGATTATCGGTCCTGAAGCACCGCTTGGCGAAGGTATTGTCGATCTTCTGGAAGAGAATGGGGTGCGTTGTGTCGCTCCATCCAGGGACGCTTCACAGATTGAGACCGATAAAGCATGGGCGCGTCAGTTTATGGTTAACCACTCAATCAGGGGGGTGCCTGAATTTGGAGTGTTTGATGAAAAAAAGTCAGCTTTGAATTTTATTGATGAACTGGGAGATGTTGCGGTGAAACCCACATGGCTCACGGGTGGCAAAGGCGTTCGGACGATGGGTGACCAGCTCGAGACACTCGATGATGCAAAGCGGTATGCAGCCAAACTGCTTGAAGATAACAAAAGACCTGTTGTGATAGAAGAGAACCTGAAGGGAGAAGAGTTTACAATTCAGGCGTTTGTGGATGGTAAGAAGATAAGGGTTTCTCCTGCAGTTCAGGATCACAAACGGGCGTATGAGGGGGATCTTGGTCCAAATACTGGTGGGATGGGATCATACTCCTGTCCTGATGGACTTTTACCATTTATTACAGAGACCGATTATGAGGAAGGGGTCTCGATCATGAGGGATACTGTGCGTGCGATGCGTGATGAATTTGACCGCGGATACAGGGGTATTCTTTACGGACAGTTCATCCTGACTTCTTCTGGTGTTAAGTTGATTGAGTTCAATGCGCGCTTTGGGGATCCTGAAGCGATGAACATCCTGCCACTTCTTGAAACCGATTTTGTTGAGGTCATGGAAGGGGTTGTAGATGGGAATCTCCCTGACACAACTTACAGTGCGATGGCAACCGTCTGCAAGTATGTTGTTCCTAAAGGTTATCCAGCAAATCCCAAAAAAGGTACAAAACTCACGGTTGGGGATATCGGCTCTGCGAAACTCTTCTATGCAAGCGTGAATGAGGTTGATGGCGAGATCTACACAGGCACATCCCGATCAATTGCGGTTGTTGGTATTGCAGAGGATCTCGTTGAGGCAGAGCAAATTGCAGAGCGCGGACTTTCTGGTATATCGGGGGAGTTTGACTGCAGGCATGATATCGGGACACGTGATCTTATAAAAAAGAAAGTAAAGCGAATGCGTGAGATCAGATCCCAAAAACCATCCTCGTAG
- a CDS encoding GMP synthase, glutamine-hydrolyzing: MVDYKKVIADAIDKIRNKCQNKTIIALSGGVDSSVCVVLAHRAIGDNLIPIFVDTGFMREGEPERIMEIFGDMNLKVVDAKDRFIDAIKGVSDPEKKRKIIGETFIRVFEEEAKKVDAEYLIQGTIYPDRIESEGGIKSHHNVGGLPINIEFKEIVEPIADLYKDEVRILARELGLPESISERMPFPGPGLAVRIIGEVTREKLDVVRRANTIVEEELHDFHPWQAFAAVIEKGTGVKGDVRVHGWIIAVRAVESRDGMTASPIEVPWERLRRISSRITAEIPDVARVVYDITPKPPATIEYE, translated from the coding sequence ATGGTTGATTATAAGAAAGTCATCGCGGATGCTATTGATAAAATCAGGAATAAGTGCCAGAATAAGACTATAATCGCGCTTTCAGGGGGTGTCGACAGCTCGGTCTGTGTTGTGCTTGCGCATCGTGCGATAGGCGACAATCTCATACCAATTTTTGTAGATACAGGTTTTATGAGGGAAGGAGAGCCTGAACGGATCATGGAGATCTTTGGGGATATGAACCTTAAGGTGGTCGATGCAAAGGATCGCTTTATCGATGCGATCAAAGGGGTTTCTGATCCCGAGAAGAAGCGAAAGATCATCGGTGAGACGTTTATTCGCGTCTTTGAGGAAGAAGCGAAGAAAGTTGATGCGGAATACCTCATTCAGGGAACGATATACCCAGACAGGATCGAGTCAGAAGGGGGTATCAAATCGCACCATAATGTTGGAGGGCTACCGATAAATATCGAGTTCAAGGAGATCGTTGAACCTATTGCGGACCTGTACAAAGATGAGGTGAGAATTCTTGCCCGTGAACTTGGACTGCCAGAATCGATCTCAGAAAGAATGCCGTTTCCAGGACCTGGGCTTGCCGTGAGAATAATTGGGGAAGTTACTCGCGAGAAGCTTGATGTTGTAAGGCGTGCCAACACAATCGTCGAGGAAGAGTTGCATGACTTTCATCCATGGCAGGCGTTTGCTGCAGTTATCGAGAAGGGGACGGGCGTCAAAGGCGATGTGAGGGTCCATGGCTGGATAATCGCGGTCAGAGCGGTTGAATCAAGAGATGGAATGACCGCAAGCCCGATCGAGGTGCCATGGGAGAGACTTCGCAGGATCTCATCCCGTATAACAGCCGAGATCCCTGATGTAGCACGTGTGGTTTATGATATCACACCAAAACCACCTGCAACGATCGAATATGAGTAA
- a CDS encoding ArsR family transcriptional regulator, with protein sequence MDGLNDTEKLLVLSLDDAESKKISQVIANDTARDILDLLADEPLSSTEISERLDIPLTTVQYNIEKLTEAGLIDVKAQRWSKKGRTIKIYGPRRRLLIIVPERIGKEDILGAVKRYIGVLLFAGLVSVVLEFITWGGGANGALKSTQAVSEERTLDAVPVAIEKVTTDIWSYENHIGLYFFAGAVFVVLVNILYERWKK encoded by the coding sequence GTGGACGGGTTGAATGATACAGAAAAACTTCTTGTGCTTTCACTCGATGATGCAGAGTCGAAGAAGATCTCACAGGTCATCGCGAATGATACAGCACGGGATATTCTTGATCTTCTTGCAGATGAGCCTTTATCGAGCACAGAGATCTCAGAAAGGCTTGATATACCACTTACAACCGTCCAGTACAATATCGAGAAGCTGACTGAGGCAGGACTGATCGATGTCAAGGCGCAAAGATGGAGTAAGAAAGGTAGGACGATCAAGATCTATGGTCCGAGAAGGCGACTTCTAATAATTGTGCCTGAGCGCATCGGGAAAGAAGATATACTTGGGGCTGTGAAGAGATATATCGGAGTATTGCTCTTTGCAGGGCTTGTATCTGTGGTACTTGAGTTCATAACATGGGGCGGTGGAGCAAATGGAGCCCTGAAAAGCACACAGGCGGTATCAGAGGAGCGAACATTGGATGCTGTGCCAGTGGCGATTGAGAAGGTTACCACTGACATCTGGAGTTACGAGAATCATATCGGGCTGTACTTCTTTGCCGGTGCAGTATTTGTTGTGCTGGTTAATATTCTCTATGAGCGATGGAAGAAGTGA
- a CDS encoding 6-phosphofructokinase — MKTIGVLTGGGDCPGLNAAIRAVVKQAIIYDWEVIGIRNGWKGLIEGDVEPLTHYSVSGILSKGGTILGTSRVNPTKNIEDLQRLRDNIKKYGISGIIACGGEGTLSAALALYRRGIPVVGIPKTIDNDVSCTSKTIGFDTAVTIATDAIDRLHTTAESHHRVIIIEVMGRHVGWIAMAAGIAGGANEILIPEVPFDIEEICENLKQRYDHGKAYSTVVVAEGAIPKEGTGFRMPEQEIDEYGHVKLGGIGYLLKDEIEKRVGVDVRVTILGHIQRGGSPTPFDRILATRMGITAVKLLKDEDYGKMVALRGSKILPVKLEDAVAKLKTVDLDLFDLAKTFFG, encoded by the coding sequence ATGAAGACGATTGGGGTTTTAACCGGCGGGGGAGATTGTCCTGGACTGAATGCTGCAATCAGAGCAGTTGTGAAACAGGCTATCATCTATGACTGGGAAGTTATTGGGATAAGAAATGGCTGGAAAGGTTTGATTGAAGGGGATGTCGAACCACTCACGCACTATTCTGTCAGTGGGATACTGTCGAAAGGTGGCACAATACTCGGTACATCCAGGGTGAACCCTACCAAAAATATAGAAGATCTGCAGCGGCTCAGGGATAATATAAAGAAATATGGGATTTCAGGGATTATTGCATGTGGTGGTGAGGGGACGCTCAGTGCCGCTCTGGCTCTCTACAGGAGAGGTATCCCGGTCGTTGGTATCCCGAAGACGATAGATAACGATGTATCCTGTACAAGCAAGACAATTGGGTTTGATACCGCGGTTACAATCGCGACCGACGCCATCGATAGGCTCCACACAACAGCGGAATCACATCATCGCGTGATCATCATCGAGGTGATGGGCAGACATGTCGGATGGATCGCTATGGCAGCAGGTATCGCTGGTGGCGCCAACGAGATCCTGATTCCCGAAGTGCCATTTGACATTGAAGAAATCTGTGAAAATCTGAAACAACGATACGATCATGGTAAAGCCTACAGCACGGTCGTTGTGGCAGAAGGTGCGATACCAAAAGAGGGTACAGGCTTCAGAATGCCAGAACAGGAGATCGATGAATATGGACACGTCAAACTTGGTGGGATTGGATATCTGCTCAAAGACGAGATCGAGAAGCGAGTGGGCGTTGATGTCCGCGTTACAATCCTGGGGCATATCCAGCGCGGAGGAAGTCCCACCCCATTTGATCGGATTCTTGCAACAAGAATGGGCATCACCGCGGTCAAACTCCTGAAAGACGAGGACTATGGTAAGATGGTTGCGCTGCGCGGCTCCAAAATCTTACCTGTCAAACTTGAAGATGCGGTCGCCAAACTTAAAACAGTCGATCTCGATTTGTTCGATCTTGCTAAGACGTTCTTTGGATGA
- a CDS encoding Preprotein translocase Sec, Sec61-beta subunit, which yields MAKKKDSSGGLMSSAGLMRYFDTEETSITISPKTVMIFSIFIGIFVIALHIYFKSGTA from the coding sequence ATGGCAAAGAAGAAAGATTCCTCCGGCGGGCTCATGTCCTCTGCAGGGCTTATGCGTTACTTTGACACAGAGGAGACTTCGATCACGATATCACCAAAGACGGTTATGATATTCTCGATCTTCATAGGAATCTTTGTGATCGCCCTGCATATATACTTCAAGAGTGGGACCGCCTGA
- a CDS encoding imidazoleglycerol-phosphate dehydratase, translating into MGERKADVRRKTGETEVKVRLAIDGAGKSVVNTGIPFFDHMLSSFAQHGLFDLEITAEGDLEVDDHHTVEDVAIVLADAFREALSDCRGIVRFSDVVIPMDESYATCAVDIGGRGYVVLKGTFPTEKIGNSFSTENIPHFITTFGTKAGINIHASVGGSNSHHMAEALFKAMGVALDKATLIDPRKQAIIPSSKGRID; encoded by the coding sequence ATGGGGGAGAGAAAAGCAGACGTTAGGCGAAAGACAGGTGAGACTGAAGTAAAAGTTCGGCTTGCGATCGATGGGGCTGGAAAGTCTGTGGTTAATACAGGGATACCGTTCTTTGATCATATGCTAAGTTCATTTGCACAGCACGGACTTTTCGATCTCGAGATAACAGCAGAAGGCGATCTTGAAGTTGATGACCACCACACGGTTGAAGATGTTGCGATTGTGCTCGCTGATGCGTTCAGGGAGGCACTTTCTGATTGCAGGGGAATTGTCAGATTTTCAGATGTTGTAATCCCGATGGATGAATCATATGCAACCTGCGCGGTCGATATTGGCGGAAGGGGGTATGTTGTTCTCAAGGGCACATTTCCAACTGAAAAGATCGGTAATAGCTTCTCAACCGAGAACATTCCTCATTTCATCACGACGTTTGGAACAAAAGCCGGGATTAATATTCATGCTTCGGTTGGCGGATCGAATAGCCATCACATGGCAGAAGCACTCTTCAAGGCGATGGGGGTTGCGCTCGATAAAGCAACACTGATCGACCCACGAAAGCAAGCTATCATCCCCAGCAGCAAGGGCAGGATTGATTGA
- a CDS encoding D-3-phosphoglycerate dehydrogenase, with translation MSKKVLVAEPISERGLQILEKELEVDVLLKLKPEELIERIGDYDALIVRSETKVTKDVIDAASNLKIIGRAGVGVDNIDLEEATRKGIVVVNAPGGNTISAAEHTLALLFALTRRIPDANHALKVERKWERSKYLGVEITGKTLGLLGLGRIGTEVAKRARGLGMTVIAYDPFISKERADELGVVIAPFEEVIKTADYISVHTPLTKDTRHMIDRDAISKMKDGVRIINCARGGIIDEDALYEGITSGKVAGAALDVFETEPPFDSKLLELDNVIVTPHLGASTTEAQVNVAVTVAEEVANYLIRGHVRNAVNMAPISADALPMLTPYIKLSEMLGKLTIQLTSGRIKLIKITYGGEIAQKETGSEIVTIAALKGVLDHISSNVNFVNAPHIAKERGISVLETKTESIENFTSMITLQLETESETTTVSGTIFGKDETRIVRINDYWIDAPFSPYMLISRHINKPGVIGPVGMILGNGKINIGGMYVGGGVVGEASLMVLNIDSPVPNDILEEVKKVDGIIDAVIVQL, from the coding sequence ATGAGCAAAAAAGTCCTTGTCGCAGAACCGATATCAGAACGTGGACTTCAGATACTTGAGAAGGAGCTTGAGGTGGATGTACTTTTAAAACTCAAGCCAGAGGAGCTTATCGAACGAATCGGTGATTACGATGCGCTGATTGTCAGGAGTGAGACAAAGGTTACAAAAGATGTGATCGATGCGGCATCAAACCTCAAGATTATCGGGAGGGCTGGTGTTGGGGTTGATAATATCGATCTCGAGGAGGCGACAAGGAAAGGCATTGTTGTTGTCAACGCGCCTGGTGGAAATACGATCTCAGCCGCAGAGCATACACTTGCACTCCTTTTCGCACTAACCCGAAGGATCCCTGATGCAAATCATGCTCTGAAAGTTGAGCGAAAGTGGGAACGATCGAAATATCTTGGGGTTGAGATCACAGGAAAAACGCTTGGTCTTCTTGGTCTCGGAAGGATTGGGACAGAGGTTGCAAAACGTGCACGTGGACTCGGTATGACCGTAATTGCGTACGATCCATTCATCTCGAAGGAACGGGCAGATGAACTTGGTGTTGTGATCGCACCGTTTGAAGAGGTGATTAAAACTGCAGATTATATCTCAGTTCACACGCCACTCACAAAGGATACGCGCCACATGATTGATCGTGATGCGATCTCGAAGATGAAGGATGGTGTACGGATTATAAACTGTGCAAGAGGTGGAATCATCGATGAAGATGCACTCTATGAGGGGATAACTTCTGGGAAGGTTGCAGGTGCTGCACTCGATGTTTTTGAGACTGAGCCACCCTTTGACTCAAAACTGCTTGAGCTTGATAACGTTATCGTAACCCCACATCTCGGGGCGTCAACCACTGAGGCACAGGTCAATGTCGCTGTCACGGTGGCAGAGGAGGTCGCAAACTATCTCATCAGAGGGCATGTCAGAAATGCTGTCAATATGGCACCGATAAGTGCTGATGCACTCCCGATGCTCACGCCATACATCAAACTCAGTGAAATGCTCGGCAAACTCACGATCCAGCTTACCTCTGGAAGGATTAAGTTGATCAAGATCACATATGGTGGTGAGATCGCACAGAAGGAAACTGGGAGCGAAATTGTGACAATTGCAGCCCTGAAAGGTGTTCTTGATCATATATCAAGCAACGTGAACTTTGTTAATGCACCGCATATCGCAAAAGAGCGTGGTATAAGTGTTCTTGAGACAAAGACAGAGAGTATTGAGAACTTTACGAGTATGATCACGTTACAGCTTGAGACCGAGAGTGAGACAACCACGGTATCAGGAACAATATTTGGTAAGGATGAGACCAGGATCGTGAGAATCAATGATTACTGGATAGATGCTCCGTTCTCTCCCTACATGCTCATCTCGCGCCATATAAACAAACCAGGTGTGATCGGGCCTGTGGGGATGATTCTCGGTAATGGTAAAATCAACATTGGAGGAATGTATGTTGGTGGTGGAGTGGTTGGGGAAGCGTCATTGATGGTTCTCAACATCGACTCACCTGTACCGAATGATATCCTCGAGGAGGTCAAAAAGGTGGATGGAATCATCGATGCAGTCATCGTCCAGTTATGA
- a CDS encoding Aspartokinase: MRLVMKFGGSSVADGRRIHHVAEIVSQQRSLGDEIVVVTSALGGVTDKLISVANKLSVVGDELKILEALIKLRDQHTQAAMDAINDPDIIERVEEVIALRLDELEKALIGISHLGELTPRTLDYITSFGERLAAPIVAGAITTLGYEAIAFTGGEIGLITDENFQNATPLEYAEDKIREFLIPALAHCIPVVTGFIGETEKNVITTLGRGGSDYSATIIGSSIDADEIWLWKDTEGIMSADPKLVPNAKKIPVLAYIEAMELSYFGAEVLHSMSMEPVIRKKIPLRVKNTFKPEDSGTLVIEEPEKIDDVVKAITVIRDCALINISGFGMVGTPGVAAEVFGALARKNVNIMMISQGSSERAISILVRESDLKKAKSALKSCFPNIKKEITLRDDVAAVAIVGAGMAGTPGVAGRIFSALGSNKINVIMISQGSSEYNISMVIKDSDIERAVQAIHDEFKLGESGDA; the protein is encoded by the coding sequence ATGAGACTCGTGATGAAGTTCGGCGGTTCTTCGGTTGCAGATGGCAGGCGTATACACCATGTTGCCGAGATTGTTTCACAACAGCGTTCACTTGGGGATGAAATCGTTGTTGTGACATCAGCACTTGGTGGTGTGACAGATAAGTTAATCAGTGTTGCAAATAAGCTCTCCGTGGTTGGGGACGAACTCAAGATACTTGAGGCACTGATTAAATTGCGAGATCAGCACACACAGGCGGCAATGGATGCGATAAATGATCCCGATATTATCGAACGAGTTGAAGAGGTGATCGCACTCAGGCTGGACGAACTTGAAAAAGCACTCATCGGAATCTCGCATCTTGGTGAACTCACTCCAAGGACGCTTGATTATATCACCTCCTTTGGGGAACGGCTTGCAGCGCCGATCGTTGCAGGTGCGATCACAACGCTTGGATATGAGGCAATCGCCTTTACCGGCGGTGAGATTGGGCTTATAACAGATGAGAATTTCCAGAATGCAACACCGCTTGAGTATGCTGAGGATAAGATCAGAGAGTTTCTCATACCTGCTCTTGCTCACTGCATACCTGTTGTCACAGGCTTCATCGGTGAAACCGAAAAAAACGTAATCACAACGCTTGGCAGGGGTGGATCTGACTACAGCGCCACTATAATCGGCTCTTCCATCGATGCAGATGAGATCTGGTTATGGAAGGATACAGAGGGGATTATGAGCGCAGATCCAAAGCTGGTGCCCAATGCTAAAAAGATCCCCGTCCTCGCATATATAGAAGCAATGGAACTTTCCTACTTCGGGGCAGAGGTGCTTCATTCAATGTCAATGGAGCCTGTAATCCGAAAAAAGATACCTTTAAGAGTTAAAAATACTTTCAAACCTGAGGATTCAGGAACGCTCGTCATCGAAGAACCAGAAAAGATTGATGATGTGGTGAAGGCGATAACCGTTATCCGTGACTGTGCACTCATAAATATAAGCGGATTTGGGATGGTTGGAACACCAGGGGTTGCAGCAGAGGTCTTTGGAGCACTGGCACGAAAGAATGTTAATATCATGATGATCAGTCAGGGCTCATCCGAACGTGCAATCTCGATCCTCGTGAGAGAGAGCGATTTAAAAAAAGCAAAATCAGCGCTTAAATCCTGTTTTCCCAATATTAAAAAGGAGATAACCTTACGTGATGATGTTGCAGCGGTTGCCATCGTTGGTGCAGGTATGGCTGGAACACCAGGGGTTGCAGGACGCATATTTTCAGCACTTGGATCAAATAAAATCAATGTGATCATGATCAGTCAGGGCTCATCCGAGTATAACATCTCGATGGTTATCAAGGACTCGGATATTGAGCGTGCGGTACAGGCAATACATGATGAATTCAAACTTGGAGAGAGTGGGGATGCTTAG
- a CDS encoding macrolide ABC transporter, ATP-binding protein: MQSSSSYETPAIRGENLTKTFLLGEVRVEVLKGITIEIERGEFVALMGASGSGKSTLLNLLGCLDRPTSGRVFIDGVDTAKLNENELAAIRRDKIGFIFQQFNLIKTLNALENVALPMVFKGTNRAEGLLRAEKLLTQVGLADRIHHKPSTMSGGEQQRVAIARALANEPEIIFADEPTGNLDTTAGNSVMEILKQLNKEGKTIVIVTHDPEIGESARRMLRMRDGLLIDSG, encoded by the coding sequence ATGCAGTCATCGTCCAGTTATGAAACACCGGCGATAAGGGGAGAGAACCTTACAAAGACTTTTCTACTCGGAGAGGTTCGTGTCGAAGTCCTCAAAGGTATCACGATCGAGATCGAGCGCGGCGAGTTTGTCGCATTGATGGGTGCATCAGGATCTGGCAAATCCACACTCCTGAATCTACTGGGTTGTCTCGATCGACCAACATCAGGGAGGGTATTTATCGATGGAGTGGACACAGCAAAACTCAACGAGAATGAACTTGCTGCAATCAGGCGAGATAAGATCGGGTTCATATTTCAGCAGTTCAACCTGATCAAGACGCTGAACGCACTGGAGAATGTCGCGCTTCCCATGGTCTTCAAGGGTACTAATCGAGCAGAGGGGCTTTTGCGTGCTGAAAAACTCCTCACACAGGTTGGCCTTGCGGATCGGATTCACCACAAACCTTCAACGATGAGCGGGGGAGAACAGCAGCGGGTTGCAATTGCACGGGCACTCGCAAATGAGCCTGAGATAATCTTTGCAGATGAGCCAACAGGAAACCTCGACACCACTGCAGGAAATAGTGTGATGGAGATACTCAAACAATTAAATAAAGAGGGCAAGACAATCGTTATTGTAACACATGATCCAGAGATCGGGGAAAGTGCCCGGCGAATGCTTCGTATGCGAGACGGTCTCTTAATCGATTCTGGATAA